The Salvelinus alpinus chromosome 25, SLU_Salpinus.1, whole genome shotgun sequence genomic sequence ATCAGATCAATAGTGGAATCATGGTTACAGAGCTctgtactacactacagtatcaAGAAGTCTTCAAAATAACTCAGAATGTCCTCATAATCATCCAAGTATATGATTGGCTGGCGGTTGCTATAACCTGCCTGTTTCAGGAACTTACGCAGCTTTAGGTCACGGATGTCCCTGAGCAGACCCCTGGTGACGCGGTAGGTGTTGTCAGGGTCAAAACTCAGACCGTCATCGTCATGCTGGGTCACATAAACCTTATCCACAGTCCCGTCTGGACGCAGACTGATGATGAGGCGGTCCATGTTACTGTCGTCTTGGTCACCAGTAAAGTCTTTTCTGACATACTGAGGAAGGCAATTGGATTCTTCCAGATTCAGGTTGCCCACTATATAGTATGGGTGGACGTTATCTGGGAGCggggaattgcaggaaattgcaGATATAGTTGTGGTCACATTGCTGCAGTCCCACTCTGGTCTGTTCTGGAAGGGATGGAAATCAAAGCCCCCCTCGTTGGGGTTGTATCTTGCAACCATTTCACCCGTGATAtcaaagtcaatgtaattcttgGCGAACCAGAACAGGAGCTTGAGTCCATGCCTGGGCAAGTGACGACCAAACCCAGAACGTCTTAGATCTGCCATAGTGTTCAACGTACCTCGAACCATGGTGGTacccttgagagagagagagagagagaactttagTAGGTGTGATTGTGTGCAATAAAATCCCATAAtattttattaattaattaatttttatttaacctttatttaactaggcaagtcttttgagaacaaattcttatttacaatgacggcctaccaaaaggcaaaaggcctcctgcggggacagggggcctgggattaaaaataaaaaataaatacaatataaatataggacaaaacacatatcacaacaagagagacaacacaacactacaataaagagagacctaagacaacaacatagcaaggcagcaacacatgacaacacggcatggtagcaacacaacataacggcaacatggtagcagcacaaaacatggtacaaacattattgggcacagacaacagcacaaagggaagGTAGAGAGAACAAGGCATCACGCAACACAGCTACACCTGTCAGTAGGAGTGTGTatgttgcagctcattccagtcgctagctgcagcgaactgaaaagaggagcgactcagggatgtgtgtgctttggggacggacctttaacagaatgtgactgacagaacgggtgttgtatgtggaggatgagggctgcagtagatgtcTCAGATacgggggagtgaggcctaagaaggttttataaataagcatcaaccagtgggtcttgcgatgggtatacagagatgaccagtttacagagatgaccagtttacggaggtgtatagagtgcagtgatgtgtcctataaggagcattggtggcaaatctgatggccgaatggtaaagaacatctagccgctcgagatgAATAGTGTATACCATGGAACGTtataggcccagtgcagtcaacatTCTGCTTTACCTGTGTTTTGTATAATATTGATGAAACTAACTCTATAAACGTGTGAAGAAAATGTGTTCAGTGTTATTTCTGAA encodes the following:
- the LOC139553197 gene encoding uncharacterized protein gives rise to the protein MDKIAVIQVSDVRRGRRAAPQHQQTGTTMVRGTLNTMADLRRSGFGRHLPRHGLKLLFWFAKNYIDFDITGEMVARYNPNEGGFDFHPFQNRPEWDCSNVTTTISAISCNSPLPDNVHPYYIVGNLNLEESNCLPQYVRKDFTGDQDDSNMDRLIISLRPDGTVDKVYVTQHDDDGLSFDPDNTYRVTRGLLRDIRDLKLRKFLKQAGYSNRQPIIYLDDYEDILSYFEDFLIL